The following proteins come from a genomic window of Populus nigra chromosome 6, ddPopNigr1.1, whole genome shotgun sequence:
- the LOC133697663 gene encoding uncharacterized protein LOC133697663, whose translation MAFLATATATATASSSCSQRLGSPKLPHPLPSISRRTPSFPLVSFPNSISLHAQRAGARVVGVVAAAAADGKSSSNAIQKDKNGKKEEEEEETIEVEEELPWIQEKALDLVEFTGSVTQAIPGPRVGQSSLPWILALPLAYAGITFVIAFVKTVKKFGSPRYKRKKLVNKNAMLCKSIDELFQKGGGGEVGADASQQHAALEGMEKRTGFTMVDIVRKYIRYALNEKPFNPELVANLIQLRKASMLDDSQVAEILNDISRRIVREKGPVVMNMSGYSEKGFKRKLAVQALFGKVFYLSELPEFCSRDSSLVVKEIFGVADEDADKLRLHTLSEAGDMDSLEKMVDGSDSEDSNEGTSNAP comes from the exons ATGGCTTTCCTTGCCACTGCCACTGCCACTGCCACTGCTTCCTCTTCCTGTTCTCAACGCCTAGGAAGTCCCAAACTACCCCATCCCTTGCCTTCTATCTCTAGGCGCACGCCTTCTTTTCCTCTCGTTTCGTTTCCAAACTCTATATCTCTGCACGCACAAAGGGCCGGAGCAAGAGTAGTTGGTGTTGTGGCGGCCGCTGCTGCTGATGGGAAGAGCAGTTCCAATGCAATCCAAAAGGACAAGAATGGTAAaaaggaagaggaggaagaagagacgATAGAGGTGGAGGAGGAATTGCCTTGGATTCAAGAGAAAGCTTTGGACCTGGTAGAATTCACAGGGTCTGTCACCCAAGCAATTCCAGGTCCCAGAGTGGGCCAGAGCTCCTTGCCTTGGATTCTCGCTCTTCCTCTCGCTTATGCTGGCATTACTTTCGTTATTGCCTTTGTTAAGACCGTCAAGAAGTTTGGGTCTCCCAGATACAAGCGCAAGAAACTG GTCAACAAAAATGCTATGCTGTGCAAATCCATTGATGAATTGTTTcagaaaggaggaggaggagaagtaGGAGCAGATGCATCCCAACAACATGCAGCTCTCGAAGGAATGGAAAAAAGG ACAGGTTTTACCATGGTGGATATTGTGCGCAAGTACATTCGTTATGCTTTGAATGAGAAACCATTTAATCCGGAACTAGTTGCCAACTTAATCCAGCTCAGGAAAGCTTCGATGTTGGATGACTCCCAGGTTGCTGAAATTTTGAATGATATCTCAAGACGAATTGTTCGGGAGAAAG GCCCAGTTGTCATGAATATGTCAGGGTATTCTGAAAAGGGATTTAAGAGAAAACTTGCAGTGCAGGCCCTTTTTGGCAAGGTCTTCTATTTGTCTGAG CTGCCAGAGTTCTGTTCAAGGGACAGCTCCTTAGTCGTGAAGGAAATCTTTGGGGTTGCAGA TGAAGATGCTGACAAACTTCGTTTGCACACTCTTTCTGAAGCTGGTGATATGGATTCACTTGAGAAGATGGTTGATGGTTCAGATTCAGAAGATTCCAACGAGGGAACATCGAATGCTCCTTGA
- the LOC133698026 gene encoding serine hydroxymethyltransferase 1, mitochondrial-like, with protein sequence MAVAMTMALRRLSSSFDKPLRPGLFKATSLYYMSSLPNEAVYEKEKPGVSWPKQLNAPLEAVDPQVADIIELEKARQWKGLELIPSENFTSVSVMQAVGSVMTNKYSEGYPGARYYGGNEYIDMAESLCQKRALEAFRLDPAKWGVNVQSLSGSPANFQVYTALLKPHERIMALDLPHGGHLSHGYQTDTKKISAVSIFFETMPYRLNESTGYIDYDQLEKSATLFRPKLIVAGASAYARLYDYARIRKVCDKQKATLLADMAHISGLVAADVIPSPFEYADIVTTTTHKSLRGPRGAMIFFRKGLKEVNKQGKEVFYDYEDKINQAVFPGLQGGPHNHTIAGLAVALKQATTVEYKAYQAQVLSNCAKFAQSLVEKGYELVSGGTENHLVLVNLKNKGIDGSRVEKVLESVHIAANKNTVPGDVSAMVPGGIRMGTPALTSRGFVEEDFAKVADFFDAAVKLAVKIKAETKGTKLKDFLATQSAPHFQSEISKLRRDVEEYAKQFPTIGFEKETMKYKN encoded by the exons ATGGCAGTGGCAATGACCATGGCCCTTCGCCGTCTCTCCTCTTCCTTTGACAAGCCCCTTCGCCCTGGTCTCTTCAAAGCCACCTCCCTCTATTACATG TCTTCTTTGCCAAACGAAGCTGTATATGAGAAGGAGAAACCTGGTGTCAGC TGGCCAAAGCAGCTGAATGCACCCTTAGAGGCTGTTGACCCTCAGGTTGCTGATATTATTGAGCTCGAGAAAGCTAGGCAATGGAAG GGGCTTGAGCTTATACCCTCAGAGAACTTCACTTCGGTATCAGTGATGCAAGCTGTGGGTTCTGTCATGACCAACAAGTACAGTGAAGGATACCCTGGTGCAAGATACTATGGTGGAAACGA GTATATTGACATGGCAGAATCCTTATGTCAGAAGCGTGCTCTGGAAGCATTTCGCCTGGATCCTGCTAAATGGGGAG TGAACGTGCAATCTCTATCTGGATCTCCAGCTAATTTTCAAGTCTACACTGCATTGTTAAAGCCTCATGAAAGAATCATGGCACTTGATCTTCCTCATGGAGGCCATCTTTCTCATGGCTATCAG ACagacaccaaaaaaatatctgcagtatcaatattttttgagaCAATGCCATACAGATTGAATGAGAGCACTGGCTATATTGACTATGATCAG CTGGAGAAAAGTGCCACTCTTTTCAGACCAAAATTAATAGTAGCTGGTGCTAGTGCTTACGCACGACTATATGATTATGCACGCATTCGCAAG GTTTGCGACAAACAAAAAGCTACACTGTTGGCAGATATGGCACACATTAGTGGATTGGTTGCAGCTGATGTCATCCCGTCACCTTTTGAGTATGCAGATATAGTGACTACCACAACTCACAAGTCACTTCGCGGGCCACGTGGGGCAATGATTTTCTTCAGGAAGGGGTTAAAAGAGGTTAACAAACAAGGGAAAGAA GTGTTTTATGACTACGAGGACAAAATCAATCAAGCTGTCTTTCCTGGGCTTCAAGGTGGTCCACACAACCACACAATTGCTGGTTTAGCAGTTGCTTTGAAACAG GCTACAACTGTAGAGTACAAAGCGTATCAAGCGCAAGTTCTAAGTAATTGTGCAAAATTTGCCCAG AGTTTAGTTGAGAAAGGCTACGAACTTGTTTCTGGAGGAACTGAGAACCATTTAGTTTTGGTGAATTTGAAGAACAAG GGTATAGATGGCTCCAGAGTTGAAAAGGTGCTTGAATCTGTTCACATTGCTGCAAACAAAAACACTGTTCCTGGAGATGTGTCTGCCATGGTTCCCGGTGGCATCAGGATGG GAACGCCGGCTCTTACTTCTAGGGGATTCGTTGAAGAGGATTTTGCTAAGGTGGCAGATTTCTTTGATGCCGCTGTGAAGTTGGCAGTGAAGATCAAGGCTGAAACCAAAG GGACGAAGTTGAAGGATTTCTTGGCAACGCAGTCTGCTCCTCACTTTCAATCTGAGATTTCAAAACTCCGTCGTGACGTGGAAGAGTACGCTAAGCAATTCCCAACAATTGGATTTGAAAAGGAAACCATGAAGTACAAGAATTGA
- the LOC133696682 gene encoding mitochondrial intermembrane space import and assembly protein 40 homolog: MGQAQSEVAPSDTADQMEPHFSSSPSMESLLAEAVAYGNDENESLEAKAQKALECPCIADLRNGPCGVQFSESFLCFLKSTSEEKGSDCVHPFVALQNCIKANPNAFSKDILEEAEEKKEEEPAQEYKIIPPIWSRESQSPKSKL; the protein is encoded by the exons ATGGGTCAAGCTCAAAGCGAGGTGGCACCAAGCGATACAGCAGATCAAATGGAACCCCATTTTTCTTCATCTCCTTCGATGGAATCTCTTCTTGCTG AAGCTGTAGCATATGGAAATGATGAGAATGAG TCTCTTGAAGCTAAGGCTCAGAAAGCATTAGAATGCCCATGTATAGCTGATTTACGCAACGGCCCATGTGGAGTTCAGTTTTCAGAATCATTCTTGTGTTTTCTCAAAAGTACTTCAGAGGAAAAG GGCTCGGATTGTGTGCATCCATTTGTGGCTTTGCAGAATTGCATCAAAGCTAACCCCAACGCTTTTTCTAAGGACATTTTAGAAGAAGCtgaagagaagaaagaggagGAGCCAGCACAGGAATACAAAATTATTCCTCCCATATGGTCTAGAGAATCTCAGAGTCCGAAGTCCAAGCTTTAG
- the LOC133697478 gene encoding phytochrome-associated serine/threonine-protein phosphatase-like: MDLDKWIAKVKEGQHLLEDDLQLLCEYVKEILIEESNVQPVNSPVTVCGDIHGQFHDLMKLFQTGGHVPETNYIFMGDFVDRGYNSLEVFTILLLLKARYPANITLLRGNHESRQLTQVYGFYDECQRKYGNANAWRYCTDVFDYLTLSAIIDGTVLCVHGGLSPDIRTIDQIRVIERNCEIPHEGPFCDLMWSDPEDIETWAVSPRGAGWLFGSRVTSEFNYINNLDLVCRAHQLVQEGLKYMFQDKGLVTVWSAPNYCYRCGNVASILSFNENMEREVKFFTETEENNHMRGPRTGVPYFL, from the exons ATGGATTTGGATAAATGGATAGCGAAGGTGAAAGAAGGACAGCACCTGTTGGAAGACGATCTTCAGCTTCTCTGCGAATAC GTAAAAGAGATCCTCATCGAGGAGTCCAATGTGCAGCCTGTTAACAGCCCTGTCACTGTCTGCGGTGATATTCATGGCCAGTTTCATGATCTTATGAAACTTTTTCAGACCGGGGGTCATGTACCTGAgactaattacatttttatg GGCGATTTTGTTGATCGAGGTTATAATAGTCTTGAAGTGTTCACTATTCTTTTGCTTCTCAAAGCAAG ATACCCAGCTAATATTACACTTTTGCGTGGAAATCATGAAAGCAGGCAACTAACTCAG GTATACGGTTTCTATGATGAGTGCCAGAGGAAGTATGGAAATGCCAATGCCTGGCGGTATTGTACTGATGTTTTTGATTATCTGACACTCTCAGCGATTATAGATGGCACT GTGCTTTGCGTCCATGGTGGTCTTTCTCCTGACATCCGAACTATCGATcag ATAAGAGTAATTGAACGGAACTGTGAAATTCCACATGAAGGACCATTCTGTGATCTCATGTGGAGTGATCCTGAAGATATTGAGACATGGGCAGTTAGTCCCCGAGGAGCAGGTTGGCTTTTTGGGTCCAGGGTCACTTCTGAG ttCAATTACATTAACAATCTTGATTTGGTTTGTCGAGCACACCAACTTGTACAAGAAGGTCTCAAGTACATGTTTCAAGATAAAGGCTTAGTCACT GTCTGGTCTGCACCAAATTACTGTTATCGCTGTGGAAATGTAGCTTCTATATTGAGCTTCAATGAGAATATG GAGAGGGAAGTGAAGTTTTTTACAGAAACGGAGGAGAACAACCATATGAGAGGACCCAGGACAGGCGTTCCATATTTCTTGTAA
- the LOC133697477 gene encoding ABC transporter F family member 4-like: MGKKQKEDASGAPSKAKAGNKDAKKEKLSVTAMLASMDQKHDKPKKGSSSTVTSSKPKPKSAPSYTDGIDLPPSDDEEEPNGLEEEQQQNDPNKRPSQRRSELKPLDVAISDKELKKREKKEVLAAHAIEHARREALKDDHDAFTVVIGSRASVLDGEDEGDANVKDITIENFSVSARGKELLKNASVKIAHGRRYGLVGPNGMGKSTLLKLLAWRKIPVPKNIDVLLVEQEVIGDDKTALQAVVSANEELVKLREEVASLQKSDGPAEGENNGDDYDEDDAGERLAELYEKLQLMGSDAAESQASKILAGLGFTKDMQGRPTRSFSGGWRMRISLARALFVQPTLLLLDEPTNHLDLRAVLWLEEYLCRWKKTLVVVSHDRDFLNTVCNDIIHLHDQKLDSYRGNFDDFEVGYEQRRKETNKKFEIYDKQMKAAKRSGNRVQQEKVKDRAKFAAAKEAGKNKGKAKVDEDQAPPEAPRKWRDYSVEFHFPEPTELTPPLLQLIEVSFSYPNREDFKLSNVDVGIDMGTRVAIVGPNGAGKSTLLNLLAGDLVPTEGEVRRSQKLRIGRYSQHFVDLLTMDETPVQYLLRLHPDQEGLSKQEAVRGKLGKFGLPSHNHLTPIAKLSGGQKARVVFTSISMSKPHILLLDEPTNHLDMQSIDALADALDEFTGGVVLVSHDSRLISRVCEDEEKSEIWVVEDGTVTAFPGTFEEYKEELQKEIKAEVDD, from the coding sequence ATGGGAAAGAAGCAAAAGGAGGATGCTAGTGGCGCACCCTCAAAGGCTAAGGCTGGCAATAAAGATGCAAAGAAGGAAAAACTATCAGTCACTGCCATGTTGGCTAGCATGGACCAGAAACATGACAAACCTAAGAAGGGTTCTTCGTCAACCGTAACGTCTAGCAAGCCCAAGCCAAAGTCAGCTCCTTCGTACACCGATGGAATTGATCTTCCTCCgtctgatgatgaagaagagccGAATGGCTTGGAAGAAGAGCAGCAGCAGAATGATCCAAACAAGAGACCCAGTCAGCGGAGGTCTGAATTGAAGCCCCTTGATGTAGCCATATcggataaagaattaaaaaaacgtGAAAAGAAGGAAGTTCTTGCTGCCCATGCCATCGAGCATGCGAGGCGGGAGGCCCTTAAAGATGACCATGATGCTTTCACGGTTGTCATTGGAAGCCGGGCTTCTGTCCTTGATGGGGAAGATGAAGGTGATGCAAATGTCAAAGATATAACAATAGAGAATTTTTCTGTCTCAGCTCGGGGGAAAGAACTGCTTAAAAATGCATCTGTGAAGATAGCACATGGACGGAGATATGGTTTGGTTGGGCCCAATGGAATGGGCAAGTCTACACTATTGAAGCTCCTTGCTTGGAGAAAGATTCCCGTGCCAAAGAATATTGATGTGCTTTTGGTTGAACAGGAGGTCATTGGTGATGATAAAACAGCTTTACAAGCAGTTGTTTCAGCTAATGAAGAACTTGTCAAACTCCGAGAAGAAGTTGCCTCCCTGCAGAAATCTGACGGCCCTGCTGAGGGTGAAAACAATGGTGATGattatgatgaagatgatgctGGAGAGAGGCTTGCTGAATTGTATGAGAAATTGCAGTTGATGGGATCAGATGCTGCTGAATCACAGGCATCAAAGATTCTTGCTGGGTTGGGTTTCACCAAGGATATGCAGGGCCGTCCAACTAGGTCTTTTAGTGGTGGCTGGAGGATGAGAATTTCACTGGCAAGGGCACTTTTTGTGCAGCCTACTCTTTTATTGCTTGATGAGCCAACCAACCATCTTGACTTGAGGGCTGTTCTCTGGTTGGAGGAGTATCTGTGCCGGTGGAAGAAAACTTTGGTTGTTGTCTCCCATGACCGAGATTTCCTCAACACAGTTTGCAATGACATCATTCATCTACATGATCAGAAACTCGACTCCTATCGTGGAAATTTTGATGACTTTGAAGTTGGGTATGAGCAGAGGCGGAAGGAGACAAACAAGAAGTTTGAGATTTATGACAAGCAGATGAAAGCTGCCAAGAGGAGTGGGAATCGGGTGCAGCAGGAAAAGGTCAAGGATCGAGCAAAGTTTGCTGCAGCCAAGGAAGCAGGAAAGAATAAGGGCAAGGCAAAGGTTGATGAGGATCAAGCCCCACCCGAAGCTCCAAGGAAGTGGAGAGATTACAGCGTTGAGTTCCACTTTCCTGAACCTACTGAGCTTACACCACCACTCTTGCAGCTCATTGAAGTGAGCTTTAGTTATCCAAATCGGGAGGATTTCAAGTTGTCAAATGTTGATGTGGGCATTGACATGGGGACCCGTGTTGCTATTGTTGGACCCAACGGAGCTGGCAAATCCACTCTCCTAAATCTTCTTGCAGGTGATTTGGTACCAACCGAAGGTGAAGTGAGGCGGAGTCAGAAGTTGAGGATTGGAAGGTACTCGCAGCACTTTGTGGATCTTCTTACAATGGATGAAACACCTGTACAATACCTTCTTCGTCTCCATCCAGACCAAGAGGGGCTTAGCAAACAGGAGGCTGTTCGGGGGAAGCTTGGCAAATTTGGACTTCCCAGTCATAATCATCTTACCCCTATTGCAAAATTATCAGGTGGGCAGAAAGCCCGAGTTGTCTTCACATCAATATCAATGTCAAAGCCCCATATCCTACTTTTGGACGAACCCACAAACCACTTGGATATGCAAAGTATTGATGCCTTGGCTGATGCGCTTGATGAATTTACTGGTGGGGTAGTCCTGGTCAGTCACGACTCTAGATTGATATCACGTGTCTGTGAGGATGAAGAGAAGAGTGAAATTTGGGTGGTGGAAGATGGAACTGTGACTGCTTTTCCGGGGACATTTGAAGAGTACAAAGAGGAgctacaaaaagaaattaaggcTGAGGTTGATGATTAA
- the LOC133696376 gene encoding WD repeat-containing protein 26 homolog produces MPLKMIYMVTDGGEVRFGHILGHEKPVLTVSWSPDDDQLLTCGEGEVIKRWEANSGRLLHVYERTDFGFISCAWCPVGFILAGTTDQSIILLDLEGAELDSWKDYALRMSEMAITNDGTRILSIYEDSSIAVIDREKKKILRLLPQEGVITSFSLSNDNKVLLVNLLNRGIHFWSLLKGYEGLISRYEGRISTRFIIRSCLGGLEETFIASGSEDSRVFIWHRGQRIPIMQLQSIHTGTVNCVSWNPTNIHMLASASDDHKIVIWGLPS; encoded by the exons ATGCCGTTGAAGATGATCTACATG GTTACAGATGGCGGTGAAGTGAGATTTGGGCATATACTTGGTCATGAGAAACCAGTTTTGACAGTTTCATGGAGCCCTGATGATGACCAGTTACTTACTTGTGGCGAAGGAGAGGTTATCAAACGATGGGAAGCCAATTCGGGACGGTTGCTCCATGTTTATGAGAGAActgattttggttttatttcctGTGCATGGTGTCCTGTTGGGTTTATACTTGCTGGTACGACTGACCAGAGCATTATCCTGTTGGATTTGGAAGGAGCGGAGCTGGATTCTTGGAAAGACTATGCACTCAGGATGTCGGAAATGGCCATAACTAATGATGGAACTAGAATCTTAAGCATATACGAAGATAGCTCGATAGCAGTGATTgacagggaaaagaaaaaaattttgagACTGCTTCCGCAAGAGGGTGTGATTACTTCCTTCTCATTATCGAATGACAACAAAGTCCTTCTCGTTAATCTGCTAAACCGAGGAATCCATTTTTGGAGTCTTCTAAAAGGTTATGAGGGCCTCATCAGCAGATATGAAGGTCGAATAAGCACACGATTTATCATCAGATCTTGTCTTGGTGGATTAGAAGAAACATTTATTGCGAGTGGGAGTGAGGATTCTCGG GTGTTCATATGGCATAGAGGCCAAAGGATTCCAATCATGCAACTGCAATCAATTCATACAGGAACTGTGAACTGCGTGAGCTGGAACCCGACAAATATTCACATGCTGGCTTCTGCTAGTGATGATCATAAAATTGTTATATGGGGTCTTCCATCCTAG